A window of the Gossypium hirsutum isolate 1008001.06 chromosome A03, Gossypium_hirsutum_v2.1, whole genome shotgun sequence genome harbors these coding sequences:
- the LOC121202828 gene encoding NAC domain-containing protein 71 isoform X2, protein MGGPSLPPGFRFHPTDEELIGYYLKRKTEGLEIELEVIPVIDLYKFDPWDLPEKSFLPKRDLEWFFFCPRDRKYPNGSRTNRATKAGYWKATGKDRNVVCQSAVSGYRKTLVFYQGRAPLGDRTDWVMHEYRLSDQPETSANQGAYALCRVMKRNESKATDTNGELRARRVKTRSINTELTSTWTCNEPLSTSGDISCQTCYPNSESHYSSPITSPPHEVTQLQPFEPISVNIDVANVWLSPDLILDSSKDYPQICETAAQYFPQYEFPSTLTPRQQYEHSNFSPSTLYSNFGEIEHDVDDLGLYSGHANNMDFYDNEGYGQIGSLNI, encoded by the exons ATGGGAGGGCCATCATTGCCACCAGGTTTTCGTTTTCATCCTACTGATGAAGAATTGATTGGATATTACCTCAAAAGAAAAACTGAAGGGCTTGAAATTGAGCTCGAAGTCATTCCCGTTATTGATCTGTATAAGTTTGATCCTTGGGACTTACCAG AGAAGTCGTTCCTTCCAAAACGAGACTTGGAATGGTTTTTTTTCTGCCCCAGGGATCGAAAGTACCCGAACGGGTCGAGAACAAACCGTGCCACCAAGGCCGGATATTGGAAAGCGACGGGGAAGGACAGGAACGTAGTGTGCCAATCGGCAGTAAGCGGGTACCGTAAGACACTGGTTTTCTACCAGGGACGTGCCCCTTTAGGGGATCGAACTGATTGGGTTATGCATGAGTATCGACTCTCTGATCAGCCTGAAACATCAGCTAATCAG GGTGCTTATGCCTTGTGCCGTGTCATGAAAAGGAACGAATCAAAGGCGACTGACACTAATGGAGAATTGAGAGCCAGAAGGGTCAAAACCAGGTCAATAAATACGGAACTCACGTCGACCTGGACCTGCAACGAGCCTTTAAGCACTTCTGGTGACATTTCGTGTCAAACATGTTACCCCAACAGTGAGAGTCATTATTCAAGCCCTATCACTTCTCCCCCTCATGAAGTCACACAATTACAACCATTCGAACCCATTTCAGTCAATATCGATGTAGCCAATGTTTGGCTCTCTCCTGATCTAATTCTTGATTCTTCAAAG GATTACCCACAAATATGTGAAACAGCAGCTCAATACTTCCCACAATATGAGTTTCCAAGCACATTGACCCCACGGCAACAATATGAACACAGCAATTTCTCCCCTAGTACATTGTACTCGAATTTTGGGGAAATCGAGCACGACGTCGATGATCTTGGTCTGTACTCAGGACATGCAAATAACATGGACTTCTATGATAACGAAGGGTATGGCCAAATTGGTTCATTAAACATATGA
- the LOC121223352 gene encoding plant intracellular Ras-group-related LRR protein 5 produces MALKSKQDPSPAFIETIQEIMRLYKSLPPRPSIEEVEAAKTVLQTADNEEKTKLEAISKDQHHHQPLEGVPDELLSILQQVRKTMVLFQSHEQKKEALYLVEVDDMFETFDGLLQRASLLVSGDNLEEKVWGFDGETVISDDSLVTSSSTKASCNSGEDSSEKLNLMKTATLIENTAKMGAIVLDLKAKLMDQMEWLPVSIGKLNGVAELDLSENRIMALPPSIEGLRALKKLDLHSNQLINLPDGIGELVNLLELDLHANRLSSLPASFGNLKNLMNLDLSSNNFTHLPDTIGDLTSLMRLIVETNELEELPYTIGNCSSLLVLRLDFNRIKALPEAIGKLECLEILTAHYNRIKGLPTTMGNLSNLKELDVGFNEIESIPETLCFAISLRKLKVGKNFADLRALPRSIGNLEMLEELDISDNQIRVLPDSFRFLSKLRVLHADETPLEVPSREVIKLGAKAVVEFMGDLVAKRDIKSPSSKKKKSFYFGFRSIFRRSRTVNTEDM; encoded by the exons ATGGCTTTGAAGTCAAAACAAGACCCATCACCAGCTTTCATAGAAACAATACAAGAAATCATGAGACTTTACAAATCACTTCCACCAAGACCTTCCATTGAAGAAGTTGAAGCAGCCAAGACTGTTCTACAAACTGCAGATAATGAAGAAAAAACCAAGCTTGAAGCTATCTCTAAAGACCAACACCACCACCAACCCCTTGAAGGTGTCCCTGATGAACTCTTGTCTATTCTACAACAAGTGAGGAAAACCATGGTGTTGTTTCAAAGCCATGAACAAAAGAAAGAAGCCCTTTACTTGGTTGAAGTTGATGACATGTTTGAGACCTTTGATGGGTTGCTTCAAAGGGCTTCTTTATTGGTTTCTGGGGATAACTTGGAAGAGAAAgtgtggggatttgatggagaaACTGTGATTAGTGATGATAGTTTGGTTACAAGTTCTTCTACAAAGGCTTCTTGCAACTCAG GTGAAGATAGTAGTGAAAAACTAAACCTAATGAAGACAGCAACCCTTATTGAAAACACTGCAAAAATGGGAGCAATAGTTCTTGATCTTAAGGCCAAGTTGATGGACCAAATGGAATGGTTACCTGTTTCAATTGGGAAATTAAACGGTGTGGCCGAACTAGATTTATCCGAAAATCGAATAATGGCGTTGCCACCTTCTATCGAAGGGCTTCGAGCATTGAAAAAGCTCGATCTTCACTCAAACCAACTCATAAACCTTCCTGATGGAATTGGGGAACTTGTCAACCTGCTAGAGCTTGATCTCCATGCAAATCGATTAAGTTCATTACCTGCTTCGTTCGGGAACTTGAAGAACCTCATGAATCTCGATTTGAGTTCAAACAACTTCACTCATTTGCCAGATACAATTGGTGACTTGACTTCTTTGATGAGACTAATTGTTGAAACAAATGAACTTGAAGAACTTCCATACACAATTGGAAATTGCTCATCATTATTGGTGTTGAGGTTGGATTTTAATAGGATAAAGGCGTTGCCTGAGGCGATCGGAAAGCTTGAATGCTTGGAGATACTTACAGCACACTATAATAGGATCAAAGGGTTGCCAACAACAATGGGAAACCTTTCAAATTTAAAAGAGCTTGATGTTGGCTTCAATGAGATTGAATCCATCCCTGAGACCCTTTGTTTTGCAATAAGTCTAAGAAAATTGAAAGTTGGGAAGAACTTTGCGGACCTTAGAGCCTTGCCGAGATCGATTGGAAACCTCGAGATGCTCGAAGAGTTAGATATAAGTGACAATCAGATCAGAGTTTTACCCGATTCTTTCCGATTCTTATCGAAATTGAGAGTTCTTCATGCCGATGAGACTCCATTGGAAGTTCCATCAAGAGAAGTAATCAAATTAGGTGCTAAG GCTGTTGTTGAATTCATGGGTGACCTTGTTGCTAAAAGAGATATCAAATCTCCatcatcaaagaaaaagaagagtttTTATTTCGGGTTCCGGTCAATTTTTCGACGATCTCGGACTGTGAATACCGAGGACATGTAG
- the LOC107933729 gene encoding MND1-interacting protein 1: MGCTVREKHRSTRRTRSVKPDTDHPCCVIDKDSVSKSILESGLKSLSYHLSLNDSTQSPNPNHNNSNTNFDDHGLGYCTEEQLEEFLLKNLEFLYNEAISKLVSLGYDEDVALKAILRNGHCYGGMDVLTNILHNSLAYLNSSCGSSKGSNSEEAELGFPDLRQLQEYSLAGMVCLLQQVRPHLSKGDAMWCLLMSDLHVGKASTMEIPSLPPPANGCSPVSTNMDSVGNNGVSVVSPALCRFHGGWGFGNGGAEFPVNGFFSNGTEMTLQREIECPERFNLSPSMKSLLKRNVAMFAASFRANSKQLQAQNHALPSGDAPLAVAGSEVPAEKAEESQNLKSQDGVNSVLSKFLDLNIDENWEHVGEDKKGEMIISLLHQIKDLEKQVKERKEWAHQKAMQAARKLSSDLTELKMLRMEREEMMQKKKGKHTIEDSTMKRLSEMENALKKASGQVDRANAAVRRLETENAEIRAEMEASKLSASESVTTCLEVAKREKKCLKKLLAWEKQKTKLQEEIADEKEKIKELQRCLARVEQDQKETESKWKEELKAKELALAQLEQERRSKEAAEASNKRKLEALRLKIEIDFQRHKDDHQRLEQELSRLKQSTDLNHQSDNLLTGKSEGAKPQGETIARLLHELDKQQDSSENNVNGDRECIICSKDEVSVVFLPCAHQVLCANCNNDYGKKGKATCPCCRVPIEQRIRVFGATS; the protein is encoded by the exons ATGGGGTGCACTGTAAGAGAAAAACATAGGTCTACCCGGAGGACCCGATCGGTGAAACCCGATACCGATCATCCTTGTTGTGTTATTGATAAAGACTCAGTGTCTAAATCCATACTTGAATCGGGTCTCAAGTCGTTGAGTTACCATCTGAGTCTAAACGATTCAACCCAAAGCCCTAATCCTAATCATAATAATAGCAATACCAATTTTGACGATCATGGTTTGGGGTATTGTACTGAGGAGCAATTAGaggaatttttattgaaaaaccTGGAATTTTTATATAATGAAGCTATATCTAAGCTTGTATCGTTAGGTTATGATGAGGATGTAGCTTTAAAGGCGATTTTGAGAAATGGGCATTGTTATGGTGGAATGGATGTGTTGACTAATATATTGCATAATTCATTGGCTTATTTGAATAGTAGTTGTGGTAGTAGTAAAGGGAGTAATTCGGAGGAAGCTGAGCTCGGGTTTCCAGATTTAAGGCAATTGCAGGAGTATTCGCTTGCCGGTATGGTTTGTTTGTTGCAACAAGTTAGGCCACATTTAAGTAAAGGTGATGCTATGTGGTGTTTACTTATGAGTGATCTTCATGTTGGTAAGGCTAGTACTATGGAAATTCCGTCACTTCCTCCACCTGCAAATGGGTGTAGTCCGGTTTCGACCAACATGGATAGCGTTGGTAATAATGGGGTTAGTGTTGTGTCACCGGCATTATGTAGGTTTCATGGTGGTTGGGGGTTTGGGAACGGAGGGGCAGAGTTCCCAGTAAATGGGTTCTTTTCCAATGGCACAGAAATGACTTTGCAAAGGGAAATTGAGTGTCCCGAGAGGTTTAATCTTTCACCTTCGATGAAGTCTTTGTTGAAAAGGAATGTTGCAATGTTTGCTGCTAGTTTTAGGGCTAACTCAAAACAATTGCAAGCACAAAATCATGCGTTGCCTAGTGGGGATGCCCCTTTGGCTGTTGCTGGGAGTGAAGTTCCAGCTGAGAAAGCTGAAGAATCACAAAATTTGAAGAGCCAAGATGGGGTTAATTCGGTATTGAGTAAATTTCTTGATTTGAATATCGATGAGAATTGGGAACATGTTGGGGAAGATAAAAAAGGCGAAATGATAATTTCTTTGCTTCATCAGATTAAGGATCTCGAGAAGCAAGTGAAAGAGAGGAAGGAATGGGCTCACCAGAAGGCAATGCAAGCTGCAAGAAAGCTTAGTAGTGATCTTACAGAGCTTAAAATGCTGAGAATGGAGAGGGAGGAGATGATGCAGAAGAAGAAAGGGAAACACACAATAGAGGACTCGACCATGAAGAGACTGTCGGAGATGGAGAATGCTTTGAAGAAAGCTAGTGGACAGGTGGACCGGGCAAATGCTGCTGTGAGACGGCTTGAGACAGAGAATGCGGAAATCAGAGCTGAGATGGAAGCTTCTAAATTAAGTGCATCTGAATCAGTCACAACCTGTCTCGAGGTTGCAAAAAGGGAGAAAAAATGCCTGAAGAAGCTTTTAGCTTGGGAGAAACAGAAAACTAAGTTGCAGGAAGAGATTGCTGATGAAAAGGAGAAGATTAAAGAACTGCAACGATGCTTAGCTCGAGTAGAACAAGATCAGAAAGAAACCGAG TCAAAGTGGAAAGAGGAGCTAAAGGCCAAAGAACTAGCCTTAGCTCAATTAGAGCAAGAACGACGCTCCAAAGAAGCAGCTGAAGCAAGCAATAAAAGAAAGCTTGAGGCTTTACGTTTGAAGATAGAGATAGACTTTCAGCGCCATAAAGACGATCATCAACGACTCGAGCAAGAGCTTTCCCGTCTGAAACAATCAACCGACTTAAATCATCAATCAGATAATTTACTCACAGGAAAATCAGAGGGAGCAAAACCGCAAGGAGAAACAATCGCTAGGTTACTTCACGAATTAGATAAACAACAAGATTCTTCCGAGAACAATGTCAATGGTGATAGAGAATGCATAATATGTTCAAAAGATGAAGTCTCTGTTGTTTTCCTTCCTTGTGCACATCAGGTTCTATGTGCTAATTGCAACAATGATTACGGGAAGAAAGGCAAAGCTACTTGTCCTTGTTGCCGAGTGCCGATTGAACAAAGAATTCGGGTTTTTGGTGCTACTTCATAG
- the LOC121223350 gene encoding AP-2 complex subunit mu, with amino-acid sequence MPVAASAIYFLNLRGDVLINRLYRDDVGGNMVDAFRMHIMQTKELGTCPVRQIGGCSFFYMRISNVYVVIVVSSNANVACAFKFVVEAVSMFKSYFGGAFDEDAIRNNFVLIYELLDEIMDFGYPQNLSPEILKLYITQEGVRSPFSSKASDKPIPNATLQVTGAVGWRREGLVYKKNEVFLDIVESVNLLMSSKGSVLRCDVTGKILMKCFLSGMPDLKLGLNDKIGLEKESQMKSRPAKSGKTIELDDVTFHQCVNLTRFNSEKTVSFVPPDGEFELMKYRITEGVNLPFRVLPTIKELGRTRMEVNVKVKSVFGAKMFALGVVVKIPVPKQTAKTSFQVTSGRAKYNAAIDCLVWKIRKFPGQTEPTLSAEVELISTMAEKKSWTKPPIQMEFQVPMFTASGLRVRFLKVWEKRGYNTVEWVRYITKAGSYEIRS; translated from the exons ATGCCGGTGGCTGCTTCCGCCATCTACTTCTTGAATCTCCGCGGTGATGTCCTCATTAATCGTCTCTATCGTGACGATGTCGG AGGAAATATGGTTGATGCTTTTCGGATGCATATTATGCAAACGAAAGAACTCGGTACATGTCCTGTGCGACAGATTGGAGGTTGCTCGTTCTTTTACATGAGAATCAGCAATGTATACGTCGTAATTGTTGTTAGCAGTAATGCTAATGTGGCTTGTGCTTTCAAATTTGTTGTTGAG GCTGTTTCTATGTTCAAATCTTATTTTGGTGGTGCCTTCGATGAAGATGCTATTCGAAATAATTTCGTTCTGATTTATGAATTGTTGGATG AAATTATGGACTTTGGCTACCCTCAAAATCTTTCTCCTGAAATTTTAAAGCTTTACATTACTCAAGAAGGAGTGCGGTCCCCCTTTTCATCCAAG GCTTCAGATAAGCCTATCCCGAATGCAACATTACAAGTTACAGGAGCTGTTGGCTGGCGAAGAGAGGGACTTGTTTATAAAAAGAATGAG GTGTTTCTAGACATTGTGGAAAGTGTAAACCTACTTATGTCTTCAAAAG GCAGCGTTCTCCGTTGTGATGTTACTGGCAAGATTCTTATGAAGTGCTTCCTCTCTGGAATGCCTGATCTGAAATTGGGCTTGAATGATAAAATTGGGCTTGAGAAAGAATCACAAATGAAATCCCGTCCTGCTAAAAG TGGCAAGACTATTGAGCTGGACGATGTTACTTTCCATCAATGTGTGAATCTTACAAGATTCAACTCTGAAAAGACTGTTAGTTTTGTGCCACCAGATGGTGAATTTGAATTAATGAA GTACCGTATCACTGAGGGAGTTAATCTTCCTTTTCGGGTATTACCAACAATCAAGGAACTTGGTCGAACACGGATGGAAGTAAATGTTAAG GTTAAAAGTGTCTTTGGAGCAAAAATGTTTGCTCTTGGAGTTGTTGTCAAAATTCCTGTCCCTAAACAAACAGCAAAGACAAGTTTCCAAGTAACATCAGGTCGAGCAAAGTACAATGCGGCTATTGATTGCTTGGTATGGAA GATAAGAAAATTCCCCGGACAAACAGAGCCAACCTTGAGTGCAGAAGTTGAGTTAATTTCCACCATGGCAGAAAAGAAGTCTTGGACAAAGCCACCAATTCAGATGGAATTTCAG GTTCCGATGTTTACAGCCTCTGGTTTACGGGTCCGGTTTCTTAAA GTGTGGGAGAAGAGGGGGTATAACACAGTCGAGTGGGTTCGCTATATTACCAAGGCTGGCTCATATGAGATCAGGAGCTAG
- the LOC121202828 gene encoding NAC domain-containing protein 71 isoform X1 codes for MVSFRQATSATFGFRFHPTDEELIGYYLKRKTEGLEIELEVIPVIDLYKFDPWDLPEKSFLPKRDLEWFFFCPRDRKYPNGSRTNRATKAGYWKATGKDRNVVCQSAVSGYRKTLVFYQGRAPLGDRTDWVMHEYRLSDQPETSANQGAYALCRVMKRNESKATDTNGELRARRVKTRSINTELTSTWTCNEPLSTSGDISCQTCYPNSESHYSSPITSPPHEVTQLQPFEPISVNIDVANVWLSPDLILDSSKDYPQICETAAQYFPQYEFPSTLTPRQQYEHSNFSPSTLYSNFGEIEHDVDDLGLYSGHANNMDFYDNEGYGQIGSLNI; via the exons ATGGTCAGCTTCAGACAAGCAACCTCTGCAACTTTCG GTTTTCGTTTTCATCCTACTGATGAAGAATTGATTGGATATTACCTCAAAAGAAAAACTGAAGGGCTTGAAATTGAGCTCGAAGTCATTCCCGTTATTGATCTGTATAAGTTTGATCCTTGGGACTTACCAG AGAAGTCGTTCCTTCCAAAACGAGACTTGGAATGGTTTTTTTTCTGCCCCAGGGATCGAAAGTACCCGAACGGGTCGAGAACAAACCGTGCCACCAAGGCCGGATATTGGAAAGCGACGGGGAAGGACAGGAACGTAGTGTGCCAATCGGCAGTAAGCGGGTACCGTAAGACACTGGTTTTCTACCAGGGACGTGCCCCTTTAGGGGATCGAACTGATTGGGTTATGCATGAGTATCGACTCTCTGATCAGCCTGAAACATCAGCTAATCAG GGTGCTTATGCCTTGTGCCGTGTCATGAAAAGGAACGAATCAAAGGCGACTGACACTAATGGAGAATTGAGAGCCAGAAGGGTCAAAACCAGGTCAATAAATACGGAACTCACGTCGACCTGGACCTGCAACGAGCCTTTAAGCACTTCTGGTGACATTTCGTGTCAAACATGTTACCCCAACAGTGAGAGTCATTATTCAAGCCCTATCACTTCTCCCCCTCATGAAGTCACACAATTACAACCATTCGAACCCATTTCAGTCAATATCGATGTAGCCAATGTTTGGCTCTCTCCTGATCTAATTCTTGATTCTTCAAAG GATTACCCACAAATATGTGAAACAGCAGCTCAATACTTCCCACAATATGAGTTTCCAAGCACATTGACCCCACGGCAACAATATGAACACAGCAATTTCTCCCCTAGTACATTGTACTCGAATTTTGGGGAAATCGAGCACGACGTCGATGATCTTGGTCTGTACTCAGGACATGCAAATAACATGGACTTCTATGATAACGAAGGGTATGGCCAAATTGGTTCATTAAACATATGA